A region of the Dyadobacter sp. CECT 9275 genome:
ATCCCGATGTACTGGCAGCCGAAACGCAGGTACGGATCAATGAGCTTATTGTGAAAGAGACAGCCGCACTGCGTTATCCCACGCTGAGGTTTAACATGGCTTACAATTATTCGCGGAACCAGACGGCAGCTGGTTTTACACTGCTCAACCAAACATCGGGCCCCAATGCGGGACTTACACTGGCCGTCCCGCTCTACAACGGCTCTGCCTTCAAGCGCCAGAAACAGGTTGCTGAAATCAACACCGCCAACGCCCGGCTTCAGAAAGATGTGATCGTCAGGGATTACAATTCAGGAATCGTTAAAATGCATCAGACCTACCTAAGTTCGCTGGAACAACTGGAAGTACAGAAAGAAAATTACCGGCTCAGCAAGCAGCTCCTGGACCTGACCCTGCAGCGTTTTCAGTTAATACAAGCCACCATTATAGATGTACGGGAAGCACAGCGTAGTTTTGAAGATTCTGGATATCGGCTGGTGAATCTTAATTATGCCGCCAAAGCCGCAGAAATTGAATTAAAGCGGCTGAGTTATTCGCTTCAGTAATGACCTGCTATTGATAAAATACCCCGGGACCTGCACCCGGGGTATTTTTTTGATGGGTACCCTAAAACGAAAAACCTCGGATAGCTCTGTCCTTCTGGCATATCTTTTTACAGAAAATTTATGCACACTTTTAAACTTTGTTAACCCGGCGTTGTCACAGACCCGTATTGCCAGCCACACAACCCGTTCAATTGTTATAAAACCCCTAACTGATCAAAGCTGTTATGAAAGAATTGCTGGTGATATTATGCCTGCTGACACTCCATGCCCACCGTTCTCTGGCCCAAGAAGAGCCTTTGGCAAAATACCCTGTAACCGGCACCTTAACCGAGGCCGGAAACAACAAACCCCTGCTCTTTGCCAATGTGGCTTTGTTTTCAGCAGATTCCGTTTTGGTGGCCGGCGTTACTTCTGACGAAAACGGAAAATTTTCCATACCCACCCCCGTCGGCTCCTATTACCTGAAAATCACGTATGTTGCTATGGCCGACAAGCTGGTATCCGGTATTCATGTTGTAAATCAATCTGTTAACCTGGGAATCATCGCTATCAAGCCTTCGGCAACGGTTCTGGAGGAACTTGTGGTAAGAGGCGAAAAAAGCCAGATGGAACTCGAACTCGACAAAAGGGTATTTAACGTTGGGAAAGACTTGAGTAACGTGGGCAGTAATGCGTCTGATATCCTTAACAACGTACCTTCGGTGACGGTGGATGTAGAAGGGAAAGTAGCGTTGAGAGGAAGCCAGAATGTACGGATTCTGATCGATGGGAAACAATCCGGTATGGTCGGAATGAATCCGGCAGAAGCATTAAGGCAGATCCCCGGCGACCTTATCGAAAGTATAGAAGTGATCACCAACCCGTCGTCCAGGTACGATGCCGAAGGGGAAGTAGGTATCCTGAATATAGTCATGAAGAAAAATGTCCGTTACGGGCTCAACGGCTCGTTCATGGCTACGGCGGGCTACCCGGCAAATTTCGGAGGTTCATTTAACATCAATTTCAGAAAGAAGAAAACGAACCTGATCGCCAGTTACGGGCTGATGTACCGCGAAGGGCCTGGTCGCGGCAATTCCCGCCAGGAATATAACAGCGCTGACACCAGTTTTGTCTACGAACAAACCAACCATCGCAACCGCGGCGGGCTGTCCAACAATCTCATGCTGGGCATGGATTATTTTATCAATAATTTCAATACCCTTACCACAACATTCTCCATCAGAAAATCAAAAAACAATAATAATTCCAGACTGGAATACCGTGATTTCGATTTTAACAATACCCTTACCGAAACGGTGATCCGGACCGAAAAAGAAACAGAACCCCGGACCAATTTTGAAGCAGCGCTTAATTACAAAAAGACGTTCGAAAGAAAAGGTCAGAGCCTGTCGGTGGACGCCAAGTATATCCTGAGCGATGAAACCGAATCATCCAAATACAACCAGTATACCTTCAACGAAGCGGATGGCCTGCGGCAAAGATCTTACAACACGGAAGACGAGAAAAATTTTCTGATACAGGCCGATTACGTGTACCCTTTCGGGAAAGAGGGCAGAATTGAAACAGGTTTAAAAAGTTCGATCCGTTTGCTGGATAATGATTTCTCGGTTCACCAGCAAAACCCTGAACTGAACTGGCAGATACTACCTCAATTTGACAACTACCTTGCGTATAACGAAAAAATACACGCAGTTTACCTGATGGCCAGCAATCAGTTTAATAAGTTTTTTATCCAGGCTGGTTTAAGAGGCGAGTACTCGGACATACTTACCGAATTAAAGAAAACACAGGAGAAAAAGCACAGGCAGTATTTCAATCTTTTCCCCAGCGTGCATTTGTCTTATAAGCTGCAGGACGATCAGACTGTACAGCTCAGTTATAGTTACAGGTTAAGCCGGCCGGGGTTCCGAGACCTTTTACCCTTTTCTAATTTTAGTGATTCTCGCGTTTTCAGAGCAGGAAATCCACTCCTTAACCCAGAATATACGCACTCCTTCGAGGCGGGGCATTTGCTCAATATGAACAAAGGAACCTTGCTTTCAAGCATCTATTACAGGCACCGGCTCGGCGTAGTGGAAAATATCACCTCGGTAGACTCCAGCGGGTTCACCCGCCTTACGCCCATTAACCTCTCCACCGGGAATTCCTATGGTTTTGAATTTACCTTTACTTATGATCCCCTACCCTGGTGGAAATGGAATGCAAATGCCAATATTTTCAGGGCAATGAATGAA
Encoded here:
- a CDS encoding outer membrane beta-barrel family protein codes for the protein MKELLVILCLLTLHAHRSLAQEEPLAKYPVTGTLTEAGNNKPLLFANVALFSADSVLVAGVTSDENGKFSIPTPVGSYYLKITYVAMADKLVSGIHVVNQSVNLGIIAIKPSATVLEELVVRGEKSQMELELDKRVFNVGKDLSNVGSNASDILNNVPSVTVDVEGKVALRGSQNVRILIDGKQSGMVGMNPAEALRQIPGDLIESIEVITNPSSRYDAEGEVGILNIVMKKNVRYGLNGSFMATAGYPANFGGSFNINFRKKKTNLIASYGLMYREGPGRGNSRQEYNSADTSFVYEQTNHRNRGGLSNNLMLGMDYFINNFNTLTTTFSIRKSKNNNNSRLEYRDFDFNNTLTETVIRTEKETEPRTNFEAALNYKKTFERKGQSLSVDAKYILSDETESSKYNQYTFNEADGLRQRSYNTEDEKNFLIQADYVYPFGKEGRIETGLKSSIRLLDNDFSVHQQNPELNWQILPQFDNYLAYNEKIHAVYLMASNQFNKFFIQAGLRGEYSDILTELKKTQEKKHRQYFNLFPSVHLSYKLQDDQTVQLSYSYRLSRPGFRDLLPFSNFSDSRVFRAGNPLLNPEYTHSFEAGHLLNMNKGTLLSSIYYRHRLGVVENITSVDSSGFTRLTPINLSTGNSYGFEFTFTYDPLPWWKWNANANIFRAMNEGFYNDKLYKSDTYTWTGRVASRMSIAKLMDFQASVNYRAPRKTTQGRDLATYAIDLGLSKDVLQGKATVTLSVRDLLNTQKRRSVVESAGYYSRSDFLWRSRQFLVTFAYRLNRSKEKAKSDSRSDFGEEE